The DNA segment GGGCCTTCGGTTCGGCGCGGCGGCCGGCGGTGCGGGCCAGGAGCGCGAGGCCGAAGGCGAGGGTCTTGCCGGAGCCGGTGCGGCCCCGGCCGAGGATGTCGCGGCCTGCCAGCGAGTTGGGCAGGGTGGCGCCCTGGATGGGGAACGGCGCGGTAACGCCCTGCGCGGTGAGGGTCTTCAGCAGGGCGGCGGGCATGTCCAGCTCGGCGAACGCCTCGACGGCGGGCAGTGCGGGGGTGATGGTTTCGGGCAGCGCGAATTCGCCCTGCGGCGGGGTGGCCCTGCGACGGGGCGACGCCTTGCCGGAACCCTGTGCGGTTGCCTTCGGCCGGGCCGCGCCGCGCCCTCGGGACGGGCGGTTGCGGGCGGGACGGTCCTGGCGTTCGGAGCGGGTCATACGGGTTGTCCTCCTGGGACAGCACGAGCCGGGGCCCGCACCGTGAAGGTGCGGACCCCGGCTGCGAAGGATGCGTCGCCGACGATCAGGCGGGGACGATGTTCTCCGCCTGCGGGCCCTTCTGGCCCTGCGTGACGTCGAAGCTGACCTTCTGGCCCTCGACGAGCTCGCGGAAGCCCTGGGCGTTGATGTTCGAGTAGTGGGCGAAGACGTCGGCGCCGCCGCCGTCCTGCTCGATGAAGCCGAAGCCCTTTTCAGAGTTGAACCACTTGACGGTTCCCGTAGCCATGTTGTTCTCCTTCAGGAGGTGCAGTGCCGGAAATTCGCAGGT comes from the Streptomyces sp. NBC_00525 genome and includes:
- a CDS encoding cold-shock protein codes for the protein MATGTVKWFNSEKGFGFIEQDGGGADVFAHYSNINAQGFRELVEGQKVSFDVTQGQKGPQAENIVPA